The sequence below is a genomic window from Methanobrevibacter sp..
TAATTGATAAAATTGCTTATAAGGCTATTGCATCGCATCACAGTGTCAAAATATTGTTCAGGGAACATGTAATCTTAAATGAAGGTAAATTAGATAAAAAATATGACTTCATCATGCTGTATGGCAGTTCCATTGTTATTGATGAGTTTAAAAATTTTTCAAGCCAAAATGGTGGGGCTTACGTAAGAATATTGCGCAAATATTTATCTGATGAACCAAATTTGATGGTCTTCATTGCTCCGGACAATATAATTAAAAAAGCAGTTTCTTTGATTGAAAAATCAAAAGTATCATTTGCGATTTTACAGGATTCACAAACTACCGGATTTATTGATGTTGATTTAAATAGTGAAGTAAAACTGCCGAATTTTATTAAATCTGCATTGAAACCATTTTATAATGTGAATGAAGTTGTTTTGTCAACAATTTTGATTTCTGTAGATAAAAAAGAGGAAATTAAAAAAGTTCAAAGTATAGCTACATCTAACAGAATTTTCGTTATAGACTTTAAAGATATTGTAACGGAGGAGTAATCATGAACATTTTTGGAAAAGAAGAGGAAGAACCACAAATTAATGACACCAAAGTTATTAGCAATAGTTTAGGAATTGATTTAGGAACTTTAAACACTGTTATTGCAAAACCTTCAGGGGATAAATTTGATTTATACCAAATCCCGTCTGTTGTTGCTGTTAAAAAAGATGATCCATCAGAAGTTTTAGCTGTTGGTGAAGAGGCTAAAAGAATGCTTGGAAGAACTCCGGAGGATATTCTTGCAGTAAGACCTTTGAAAAAAGGTGTAATTGAAAATGTTGTTCAGGCTCAAGCATTATTAATTAAAGCAATGCAAATTGGTATTAATGAAGGCGAAAGCGTTGGGAGAATTGTTATCGGTATTCCTGGAGATGCTTCTGAAGTGGAAAAAAATGCTGCTGAAGAAATTGGTAGAAAAGCAGGGGCACAAAATATTTTAGTTATTAGTGAAGGATTGGCAGCAGCTATTGGTGCGGGATTACCTATCGCAGAACCAAACGGAACCATGGTTGTTGACGTTGGTGCGGGATCAACTGATATTGTAATCATTTCTCTTGGTGGTATTAACGATATTGAAACTGTTAGATGTGGTGGAGACGATATTGATAACAAAATTGTTGAACTCGTAGCGGAAAAATATGATGTAGCAATTGGTATTCAGGATGCTGAAGCCGCTAAAATTGAAGTGGGTATGGTTCACTGTTCCGAACAATTAGAAAATCTAAGCGTAGAAGTAATCGGTAAATCTTTAGAAACTAATAGGCCTAAAAAAGTTGTAATTGACTCAATGCTTGTTGCTGATGCTGTTGAACCTTTCATGCAACAAATTATTGGTGGATTAAATGTAATATTAGAAAGATTATCTCCTGAATTAATGATGGGTGTTTACAATAATTCTGTTGCTGTTGGCGGAAGTTCTAGACTTCGCGGT
It includes:
- a CDS encoding rod shape-determining protein, with the translated sequence MNIFGKEEEEPQINDTKVISNSLGIDLGTLNTVIAKPSGDKFDLYQIPSVVAVKKDDPSEVLAVGEEAKRMLGRTPEDILAVRPLKKGVIENVVQAQALLIKAMQIGINEGESVGRIVIGIPGDASEVEKNAAEEIGRKAGAQNILVISEGLAAAIGAGLPIAEPNGTMVVDVGAGSTDIVIISLGGINDIETVRCGGDDIDNKIVELVAEKYDVAIGIQDAEAAKIEVGMVHCSEQLENLSVEVIGKSLETNRPKKVVIDSMLVADAVEPFMQQIIGGLNVILERLSPELMMGVYNNSVAVGGSSRLRGMKERIFDEISIPIEVSEDPMTVVAKGTAIVAAEPLALEPEVRLRAMK